DNA from Thermococcus sp. EP1:
GTATCTAAAACCTATCACCGACTATGAAATGAGAGCTCTAAAGAAGGCCCTTTTGGCCGCAGGCGGATATTTCCTTTTGATGTTACTGCTAACAATAATGCCCAACGGACCACTAAGAGATCCTACCCAAAATACAATAGTGCCTTCTACGTTCCTTAAGGGCATGGTTCCAATCTTGTTCTTGTTCTTCGTAATTGGTGGATATGTTTATGGAAAAAGCGTTGGTACAGTTAAAAGGCCCACCGACATGGTAAATTACATGGCAGATGCTATGAAAACTATGGCATCTTACTTGGTCATAATCTTGCCCATAGCAAACTTTACTTATACCTTCAAGCACACGAACATGGCCTCAGTACTTGCAATAAAGCTTGCAGATTTCCTCAAGTCCGCAGGATTCACTGGTATCGGCCTATTCATATCCATAATCCTAATAGCCACTTTCATAAATCTCTTCATAACAAGTGGATCCACTAAATGGGCATTTTTAGCTCCGGTTCTCGTGCCAATGATGTACTACTTAGGATACACTCCAGAGTGGGCACAATTACTCTACAGACTTGGTGACTCAAGCACCAACTCATTTACCCCATTGTCCCCTTACTTCCCAGTCATCATTGGATATGCAAGTATCTACAAGAAAGATGTGGGAATTGGTACAATAATTTCAAGAACGTTCTTGTACTCTATGCTCTTCCTAGTGACGTGGATCATACTAGCAATAATATGGTATCTTCTAGGATTCCCACTAGGGCCTGGGGCACCAATTAAGTTGTGATCTTTTTTCATTTTTATTTGTCTTTGGAATAATTCAAGAGGAGATGAGACATATGGGGATTGAATCCCGAATTATAGATCTTGCAAAGCAATTAGAACCGTATGTCATTGAGAGAAGAAGAGATTTTCACATGTATCCAGAAGTAAAGTTTGAAGAGACTAGAACTTCTAGTATCGTGGAAGAAGAACTCAAACAGCTTGGGTATAAAGTTCTTAGAACTGCCGAGACAGGCATCATTGGAATTTTAAACGGTGGGAAAGAGGGCAAGACTGTCGCATTGAGGGCTGATATGGATGCTTTGCCGATTCAGGAGGAGAATGATGTCCCTTACAAGTCCAGAATTCCAGGAAAAATGCACGCTTGCGGTCATGACGCACACACAGCAATGCTCCTCGGAGCAGCAAAAATACTGGCTGAAATAAAAGAGCATCTTGGAGGGACTGTGAAATTAATATTCCAACCTGGAGAAGAAGGTGGTGCTGGAGCTAAAAAGATTGTCGAAGAAGGACACTTGGATGACGTAGATGCAATATTTGGCATCCATGTATGGGGCCACCTTCCTTCTGGAACTATCGCCACAAAAGAAGGTCCTATAATGGCATCATCTGACGGCTTTATTATTCGAATAAAAGGAAAAGGCGGACATGCTGCATCACCCCATCTAACAAATGACCCTACAGCCCCTGCTGTAGACATATACAATGCCCTTCAAAAGATTGTCTCAAGAAGTGTTAATCCCTTATCTCCCATAGTTATCACAACTCCCATGATAGAAGCAAGTCATGGATATAACGTAATCCCCGACAGCTTAGAGATTAGAGGGACTTTGCGGACATTTGATATGAACCTTAGAACTAAAATAATAGAGAAAATAGAGAGCATTGTGAAACACTACTCAGCTGCTTGGGATTGTGAAGGAACTCTTGAATTATTTAGAATACCCTATCCTCCAACAATTAATACTCCAGAACTTGCTAAGTTTGTTATGAAAACTGCGCGAGAATTAGGGCCCATTACTAAAGCAGAAATGACTATGGGAGCAGAAGACTTTGCATTTTACTTACAAAAAGTTCCTGGTGCATTTATCTTCCTAGGGATTAGAAATGAGGAAAAAGGAATAATCTATCCCCATCATCATCCTAGATTTGACGTTGATGAGAGTGTACTTTGGAAGGGGTCTGCCCTGTATTCTCTCCTAGCCTACAAGTATCTGAAAGGGGACGAATAACATCTCATACTTAAGAGTATTTCCTGTCCTTTCCCCATTTTATAAATTTCTAAGAGGGGAATATCATGTCTCAAAAAAACAACCAAACTCCGCAAATTGGTTTGGTTGTAAATGGCCCTAATATCCTATCGAAACGATTTAACGTCAGGATTGATGAGATTCCAAATATTTTGAGAAGTCTTGGAAGAATTGTTATAGGGAAAGTCGTTCTTAACCATAACATCGCTCCAAAACTTGTTGAGATTATCATTGACTCTGGTTTGGAGCCAATCATTGTTAATGGGAGAGTTGATGTGGCTGTTGCCGTTGAGACTATGAAAATAATCTACAACCCAAAAATAAATATTCTAGCATTAGGAGTTAGAGATGCACACTTCATGCCTCTTGTCATAGAAGCCAAAAAGATGGGGAAAGAAGTAATTATTATCACTCCAAAAGACGAAATAAGCGATGCACTACAAAATACTGCAGACAGGGTTATAGAGCTTTCAGGAAACCAGTTTCGAGATTGGGTTACAACATCTTCAAAATTAACCTCTCCTTAAACTTTATATTATGAGTCTCCAAGATTTTCTTGGGGTCAAAGATGAGAGAAGAACTCAAACGCATGCTCAAAGTTGAGATCCTAGAGATCGAATACGAACAAGATAAGATAATTGTTTATGTCCCTAAAGACCAAATTAGAATAGCCGTAGGTAGCGGAGGAAGTGCTGTCAAAGCAGCGGAGCTTGTTCTCGGTAAAAAAATTGAAATCCGGGGTAGATGAAAGATGGCATTTGAGTTCAAGAAACAAGAAATAGAAGACCTAGTAATCTCATTCATAGTCCTTACACTTGTTTTTTCCCGTTTTAACATAAAGATAATCCCCTACGTAGCACTGGGTATCTTCACTGCGTTTATCTTTCACGAAATCGCCCATAGACAAGTAGCCAGAAAGTATGGATATTACGCGATTTATAGAAGATGGGATACTGGAATCTTGCTTGCTCTCTTCCTAGGAATTCTTAACAAATTATTGGGACTTAGATTCCTTTTTGTTGCTGTTGGTGCGGTTCAGGTTTATTCTCTATATGCCGGGTGGGAAGATAGAGAAATATATGGAAAAATAAGTCTCGCCGGACCAGTGACAAACATACTGGTAGGAATAATTGCCATAGCCTTATTGAGTTTTGGGAAGCCTTCCGGAGTTGTTGGAGTTTCTCTTTATTACGCTGCTTATATCAATCTATTGCTGGCATTCTTTAA
Protein-coding regions in this window:
- a CDS encoding AbgT family transporter, which encodes MPEEKGGALMRFINWIEKVGNKLPHMFWIFLGLWVLVILLSGVLAGVSAIDPAKGEEVAIVSLLNKEGLYWILTNIVKNFAQFPPLGLVLVMMMAAGFAERAGFIPALMRTLTKVPDKYLIPAIFILGICGNLASDASLVIIPPLTAALFYSRRKDPIFGLILGYAAASSGFTANLFIAGTDVLLSGITDAAAKIVDSNYNVYPTANYYFMVASTFIITAVATIFTVKYAMPRFARWEEEYEHAQVPEEYLKPITDYEMRALKKALLAAGGYFLLMLLLTIMPNGPLRDPTQNTIVPSTFLKGMVPILFLFFVIGGYVYGKSVGTVKRPTDMVNYMADAMKTMASYLVIILPIANFTYTFKHTNMASVLAIKLADFLKSAGFTGIGLFISIILIATFINLFITSGSTKWAFLAPVLVPMMYYLGYTPEWAQLLYRLGDSSTNSFTPLSPYFPVIIGYASIYKKDVGIGTIISRTFLYSMLFLVTWIILAIIWYLLGFPLGPGAPIKL
- the cpsA gene encoding carboxypeptidase CpsA, which gives rise to MGIESRIIDLAKQLEPYVIERRRDFHMYPEVKFEETRTSSIVEEELKQLGYKVLRTAETGIIGILNGGKEGKTVALRADMDALPIQEENDVPYKSRIPGKMHACGHDAHTAMLLGAAKILAEIKEHLGGTVKLIFQPGEEGGAGAKKIVEEGHLDDVDAIFGIHVWGHLPSGTIATKEGPIMASSDGFIIRIKGKGGHAASPHLTNDPTAPAVDIYNALQKIVSRSVNPLSPIVITTPMIEASHGYNVIPDSLEIRGTLRTFDMNLRTKIIEKIESIVKHYSAAWDCEGTLELFRIPYPPTINTPELAKFVMKTARELGPITKAEMTMGAEDFAFYLQKVPGAFIFLGIRNEEKGIIYPHHHPRFDVDESVLWKGSALYSLLAYKYLKGDE
- a CDS encoding NYN domain-containing protein, producing the protein MSQKNNQTPQIGLVVNGPNILSKRFNVRIDEIPNILRSLGRIVIGKVVLNHNIAPKLVEIIIDSGLEPIIVNGRVDVAVAVETMKIIYNPKINILALGVRDAHFMPLVIEAKKMGKEVIIITPKDEISDALQNTADRVIELSGNQFRDWVTTSSKLTSP
- a CDS encoding KH domain-containing protein, encoding MREELKRMLKVEILEIEYEQDKIIVYVPKDQIRIAVGSGGSAVKAAELVLGKKIEIRGR
- a CDS encoding site-2 protease family protein gives rise to the protein MAFEFKKQEIEDLVISFIVLTLVFSRFNIKIIPYVALGIFTAFIFHEIAHRQVARKYGYYAIYRRWDTGILLALFLGILNKLLGLRFLFVAVGAVQVYSLYAGWEDREIYGKISLAGPVTNILVGIIAIALLSFGKPSGVVGVSLYYAAYINLLLAFFNLLPIPPLDGYKVLKWNPGYWAVAIGTAFLLQSLL